In Arthrobacter sp. CJ23, the genomic window CGCGCGGCCGCCACGAAACTGCCGTAGTTGGCCACGAGGTGGAAGGCCCGCAGATGGGTCATATTCATAGGCATGGCCTAAGTGTTCTATAGATATTAGTGGTTGTCCCTATATTTCAACGTCGCGGCTGGATAGCGTCAGTCCCGTGAAGAACCTTCCCACGGCCCATGAGCCCCACGTCTTGGTCGTCGGCATCGACGGCATCCGTTACGACACCCTCCTGGCCGCGTCCACCCCGGCACTCGACCGGCTCGCGGCGTCGGGGGTTCTGCTGGCGGTCCGCGTGCACGAAAAGAACGCCACCATCTCCGGCCCCGTATGGTCCACGGTGGCCACCGGCGTGTACCAGGACAGGCACATGGTCACCGGCAACAGCCACCACCCCGGTGAGCTGGACGGATTTCCGGACTTCACGGCACGGCTGAGGTCGGCCAGGCCCGGGCTCGAGACCATGGTTGCCGCAAGCTGGCACCCCTTGGCCAGCGAAGTCGAGTGCGGCCCGATCTTCTCCTCCCGCGGCTGGGTTCCCACTCCGGACCCGGAAGACGCCAACGACGCCGGGAGCTGGATCCTCGCCGACGACGCCGTTGCCGGATACGCGGCCCGCCGCCTGGCGCGGGAGGACCTTGCCGCCTCCTTCGTCTATTTCGGGGAGGCCGACGTCGAAGCCCACAACCACGGCACCGGCCCGGACTACGTGGCTGCGATCGAGCGCTGCGATGCCCGCCTCGGCGTGCTGCTGGCCGCCATCGACAGCAGGCCAGCCCGGGCCAGGGAGAGATGGACTGTCATCGTGGTGACCGACCACGGGCACGTGGACGCCGGCGGCCACGGCGGCGAAAGCGATGAGGAACGTACGGCCTGGATGGCCGCAGCGGGGGCAGGCGTGCCGCAATCCGTCGAGGCGCTGGACCACGCCGACATCGCGGCCCAGGTGCTGGCGGCGTTCGGGATCCCCGCGGAAGACACCGACGGCGTCCTCTTCGGCGCGCGGTAGGCCCGCCTTGACCCTGACCCTGACCGTGACAGCCGTGGTCCTCTTCGCAGCCGTGCTGCACAGCGGCTGGAACGCCATTGCCAAGGCCATCCCGGACAGGCTGGCCGCCTCGACCCTGATCGCACTTGTCTACCTGGTCTCGGGCATCGCCGGCTCCCTGGTCTTCGGCGCTCCGCTGGAGGCGTCCTGGCCGTTCATTGCCGCATCCGCGTGCCTGCAGACCATGTACATGATCCTGTTGACCGCCTCCTACAAACACGGCGACTTCTCGCAGGTATACCCGCTGGCCCGCGGGCTGGCCGTGCTGGTGGTGGCCGCCGTCGCCATGACCTTCCTGGCGGAACAGCTCAACCTGATGCAACTGGCGGGGGTGGCCGTCGTCGCGGGTTCCTTGCTTAGCCTGTCGCTGACCGGCGGCCGGGCTGGCAACCGCAAAGGCTCCCTGTTCGCCGTGCTGACGGGGCTGAGCATCGCTGCGTACACGCTGGTGGACGGGGTGGGCGTGCGGCTGTCCGGGGAGCCGCTGGGCTATGTCGCCTGGCTGTTCCTGCTCCAGGGCGCCATGATTCCGATGCTGTGCTGGTGGCTGGCGCCCAGCCGCGGCGGATTCGTGATCGAGGTCCGCGCACATTGGAAACCCGGGCTGCTGGGCGGGCTCATGTCCATGCTGGCCTACGCGGCGGTGGTCTGGGCCCAGAGCCTGGCCCCGCTGGCACTGGTTTCGGCGCTCCGTGAGACGAGCGTGCTGCTGGCCGGCGTGATCGGGGCGGTGTTCTTCAGCGAACGCTTCAGCAAGGTCCGCATGGGCCTGACGGCCGCGGCCGTGTGCGGGATTGTTGCCCTGCAGCTCGGCTGACTAGCCGGAGAAGAACTCGGAAAGTTCCGCGATCAGCTTGTCCGGGGCCTTGATGGGGCCGTCGTGGCCGTAGCCCGGCAGGATGGTGTAGCTGGAGCCGGACAGCACGTCATGGATCTGCCCGCAGGCAACCCCGAAGTATGCCGGGCTCTTTTCGCCCACCACGATCAGGGTTTCCAGCGGCAGCTCCAGGAACGGCTCCGCCGGCATGTCCGCGGCAATGACGGCCTTGATCTCGCGCACACCGCACTGCATGAGCTCGCGCATCTGCTTGCCCATGGTGGTGCCGGCCGTCAGCTTGTTGGCCAGGGTAAGCATGGACAGCGGCATGCGTGAGAATGCGCCGCCCGTCTCGACGCCCTTGACCAGCACGGCGAGGCCACGGTCGAAGTCTCCCGCCGCCGTCGCGCGTTCATACTCGGGTGCCCAATCGGCCTTGACGCTGTGGTTCACGGAGACGGCGGGGTCATAGACCGCGAGCCGTTCCACGGGGAGGGTCCGTGCGGCGTGCAGGGCCACGGCACCGCCGAAACTGTGCCCGAAAACGTCCGTGCTGGAGGTGTGCTGCATGACCGCGGCGAGGTCGCGGATGTCCACGTCAAGGGTGTAATCCATCGGCTGCGGCGATGACCCGCCCCGCCCGCGGCGGTTGAAAGTATGGACCGGCCGGCCCAGCGCCGCGCTCAGTTTCTGCGCGAAACGCGCGTAATCGGCGGCGGTCACCATGGATGCGGGAACGACGACGACGCCGGAGCCGGCAGCCGCGAGGTCACCCCCCGTGGTGAGGACCTCCAGTGTTCCGCCGTCGGTAGTGGTGATGTTCTCGCGCGTCATGCATCGAGCCTAACGGAGCCGCCTGAAAGCCGACAGTTCGGCACGCACCCCGGCTCTGTTGCGCCACGCCGCAGGAGTCACGCTGCGTTGCTCGTCTCCGAGAAGTAGCCGGCAATATCGGCGACCAGCTCCTTGAAGGCCGCCGGCACCGAGCCATGGACACCCTTCGGCGAGACCCGGAGTGAACTTCCGGGCACGGCGGCGTGCAGCCGCTCCGCCGTGACCTTGTAGTACTCGGGGCTCTTCGCGCCCACCAGGAAGCACGTGCCTTCCGGCAAGGAGGCGAAATCCGCAGCGTGCCGCCGCTCCTCCATCGCCGCTTTCAGTTCACCCACGCCACTTGGCATCAGTTCCCGGAGGAGCTTGTTGGCCCGGGTCCGTGAGACCACAGCCAGCAGGCCGGCCAGCACCGGTTCCGGGATGCGTGCCAAGGCTGTGCCCGGGCTCATCCCGCGCTTCAGCCGCGCCATGGCCCGGGGGAAGTCGCCGCCGTCAACGGATTCGGCGAAGCCGGCCAGCCAGGACATGTCGACGCTGCCGTCAATGTTCACCGCGGCGTCATAGACGGCGAGCCTGTCCATCTCGAAGGCCGTCCCGGTGAACTCCTTGGCGGCGTTGAGCGCCACCGAGCCGCCCAGGCTATGCCCGAAGACATGCCGGCCACCGGTGATCCCAAGGACTGCCCGGACATCGGAGATCTCCGTGTCCATGGAATAGTCCGCAGGCTGTTCGCTCGAGCCGCCCCGGCCACGGCGGTCGTAAACGTCCACGGCCCAGCCCTCGCCGAGCCGCGCCGCGAGGGCCATCGAAAACGGCCTGTAGATGAGGGCCGTCAGGAAGGCGCCGCCGATTACCAGGACGCGCCGCCCGGCCGGTGCATCAGCGGTGCCGTAGCTGTAGAGCGCCAGCCGTCCGCCGTCGTCGGTGTCCAGGGTCCGCTCTTCCACCGCCCCAGTCTAGGCGGGAGCCGCGCAGTGCGGTCACCCGCGCGGCACGGCCGGGAGGTCCACTCCGCGCGCGGTTTTCCGCAGGAACGGGAGCGTCGAGTAAGATGCCCAACTCCCGGTAAACTTAACCCTTGTGACTGCTGAAAACACCCCCTCCACAGAGCCCGCCGACGCCAGCGAACAGATGCGCATCCGCATGGAAAAGCGCAGCAAGCTGATCGAGCGCGGCGGCGAGGCTTACCCGGTGGGTGTCGAGCGGACCCATTCCCTCGCCGAAATCCGCGAGAAGTACGCGCACCTCGAGGCCGACGAGACCACCGGCGACACCGTGGGCATCACGGGCCGCATCGTCTTCGTCCGCAACACCGGCAAGCTGTGCTTCGCCACCCTCCAGGAAGGCGGCGTGGACGGCAAGGGCGTCCGCCTGCAGGCCATGCTGAGCCTGGCCAACATCGGCGAGGAAGCGCTCGCCGACTGGAAGGCCCTGGTTGACCTCGGCGACCACGTCCTCATCAAGGGCGAGGTCATTTCCTCGCGCCGCGGCGAACTGTCCGTCATGGCCGACTCATGGTCCATGGCCTCCAAGGCGCTGCGCCCGCTCCCCGTCCTGCACGCTGAACTGAACGAGGAAACCCGGGTCCGCCAGCGCTACGTGGACCTCATGGTCCGCGACGAAGCCCGCGAAATGGTCTACCGCCGCGCGGCCATCACGCGCTCCGTCCGCGACACCCTGGACCGCCGCGGCTACGTGGAGGTCGAGACCCCCATCCTGCAGCTCATCCACGGCGGCGCCACGGCACGCCCGTTCGAGACGCACATGAACGCCTTCGACCAGAAGATGACGCTGCGCATCGCCACCGAGCTCTTCCTCAAGCGGGCCGTGGTGGGCGGCATTGACCGCGTCTACGACATGGGCCGCGTGTTCCGCAACGAAGGCGTGGACTCCACCCATAGCCCCGAATTCACCACCCTCGAGTGCTACGAGGCCTGGGCCGACCAATTCGTCATGGCCGAGCGCATGAAGGAAATCATCCTCAACGTCGCCGACGTCGTTGGCACCCGCACCATCCAGACCGACGCCGGCGAGATCAACCTCGACGGCGACTGGGCCTGGGTGGCCGTGTACCCGGGGCTGTCCGAGGCCATCGGCGTCGAGATCACCCCGGACACCACCGTGGCCGAGCTGCTGCCCATTGCGGAAAAGCACGAGGTCAAGGTGGACCCCAAGTGGGACGCCGAGAAGATCGTGGTGGAGCTGTTCGGCGAGATCGTCGAGCCCACGCTTCTGAACCCGACCTTCGTCTACAACTACCCGCCGTCGGCCCAGCCGCTGGCCCGACCGCACCGCGAGGACGGCCGCCTGATCGAGGCCTGGGACCTGATCATCGGCGGCATGGAGCGCGGCACCGCGTTCTCCGAGCTGATCGACCCCGTGATCCAGCGTGAGCGGCTGACCGAGCAGTCCCGGCGCGCCGCGGCCGGCGACGTCGAAGCCATGCAGCTCGACGAGGACTTCCTGCGCGCCCTCGAATACGGAGCACCGCCCATGGGCGGGATCGGCCTCGGCATCGACCGCCTGGTCATGCTGTTCACCGGTGCCGGCATCCGCGAAACCATCCTGTTCCCGCTCCTGAAGCCTGAAGGCCACTGACCATGGAATACATTGCCGTACTTGCGCCGTCCGTTGTGGTTGGGCTCATCTTTTGGTTTGCGATGAAATCCATTTTCAATGCCGACAAGTCCGAGCGGCGGGCTGAAGCCCGCGCCCAGGCGGAGGCGGATTCCCGCAATTCAAAGATGGCCGGCGGCGACACGCCTGCTGAATAGCCGGACTTTCGCCTGTCACTATCCACAGGAAGCATTTCTCCTTTGACGCGCGCCCTTGCCGTGGACGATAATTGACTATTACATACCGTTCGATCTGAATACCCTGCCGAGAGAGGCCCTTCATGGCACAGAAAGTAAAAATCATCCTCGTCGATGACTTGGATGAAGGCTCGGCGGACGAAACCGTGCGCTTCGGCCTTGACGGCGTCAGCTACGAGATGGACCTGTCATCTGCCAATGCCTCCAAGCTGCGCGATGCGCTTGAACCCTTTGTCGCCAAGGCACGGAAGACCTCAACCGGCCGTGCCACGCGAGGACGCGCAACGGTCGCCCGGAGCCAGGATTCTGCACAGATCCGCCAGTGGGCGCGGGACAACGGTTTTACCGTAAACAGCCGCGGCCGCATTCAGGCCGAAATCCAGGAAGCATACCAGAAGGCAAATTCCTGACATTCGGTTCAATGCCCCCGGCGATAAGCCGGGGGCATTGTCTTTTAACGGCATACGCCGTACCAGTAATGATTAGTCCAAACCTTGGAATTTCCCGTGAATGGGCGTGGATTGTTGCGGAGCCCTTTTGAACCCCGACGCCGGCTAATGGGGCTGACGTTCGGCACCGGATTTTGCCCGGATTTGGCCCCGGATTGTCCGCCGGAAGGCTTGCCGGAATACTCTCAGGAATGTCATCAGCTTGCCATCGGCGGACGGCGGCACGGCCGCTGCCGGGAGCCGGGACGGCCCTGCCGGCGCCGATCGGGCCGTGCCGGAATTATTCCGCCGCGGCGTCATGTTTCCCCTGTGGCGAACACGCCACAAAAACTGGGCTCCGGCACGTAGCATCAAAGTACGTCGTAGCTAGGAGTGTGGCGAAATGTTTGAGAGATTTACGGACCGTGCCCGTCGCGTGGTTGTGCTTGCCCAGGAAGAGGCACGCATGCTTAACCACAACTACATTGGCACCGAACACATCCTCTTGGGTCTGATCCACGAGGGTGAAGGCGTTGCCGCAAAGGCGCTTGAGTCCTTGAGCATCTCGCTCGACGGCGTCCGCGAACAGGTGCAGGAGATCATCGGACAGGGCCAGCAGGCTCCCTCCGGCCACATCCCCTTCACCCCGCGCGCCAAGAAGGTGCTTGAGCTTTCGCTCCGCGAAGCCCTGCAGCTGGGCCACAACTACATCGGCACGGAGCACATCCTGCTCGGCCTCATCCGCGAGGGTGAAGGCGTGGCTGCCCAGGTGCTGGTCAAGCTCGGCGCAGACCTCAACCGGGTCCGCCAGCAGGTCATCCAGCTGCTCTCCGGCTACCAGGGCAAGGAAACGCCGGGCTCCGGCTCCGGCCCCGGCCAGCAGGAAGGCACCCCGGCTGGTTCCGTGGTGCTGGACCAGTTCGGCCGCAACCTCACCCAGGCTGCCCGCGAAAACAAGCTCGATCCTGTGATCGGCCGCGAGCAGGAGATGGAACGCGTCATGCAGGTCCTCTCCCGCCGCACCAAGAACAACCCCGTGCTCATCGGCGAACCCGGCGTCGGCAAGACCGCCGTCGTCGAAGGGCTCGCCCAGGCGATCGTCCGCGGCGACGTCCCGGAGACCATCAAGGACAAGCAGCTGTACACGCTTGACCTCGGTTCCCTGGTTGCCGGTTCCCGCTACCGCGGTGACTTCGAAGAGCGCCTCAAGAAGGTCCTCAAGGAAATCCGCACCCGCGGCGACATCATCCTCTTCATCGACGAAATCCACACCCTTGTGGGCGCCGGCGCTGCTGAAGGTGCCATCGACGCCGCCTCCATCCTCAAGCCGATGCTTGCCCGTGGTGAACTCCAGACCATCGGCGCCACCACGCTTGACGAGTACCGCAAGCACATCGAGAAGGACGCAGCGCTGGAGCGCCGCTTCCAGCCGATCCAGGTCAAGGAACCCTCCGTCGCGCACGCGATCGAGATCCTCAAGGGCCTGCGCGACCGCTACGAGGCACACCACCGCGTCACGATCACCGACGGCGCCCTCACCTCCGCGGCCACGCTCGCCGAGCGCTACATTTCGGACCGCTTCCTGCCGGACAAGGCGATCGACCTGATCGACGAAGCCGGTGCGCGCCTGCGCATCCGCCGCATGACCGCTCCGCCGGAGCTCAAGGCCATGGACGAGCGCATCGCAACTGTGAAGATGGAGAAGGAATCCGCCATCGACGCCCAGGACTTCGAAGGCGCCGCCTCGCTGCGCGACAAGGAGCAGAAGCTCATTGCCGAGCGCGCCGAGAAGGAACGCAACTGGAAGTCCGGCGGAATGGACGACATCTCCGAGGTTGACGAGGACCTGATCGCGGAAGTTCTGGCGAACTCCACGGGCATCCCGGTCTTCAAGCTCACCGAGGAGGAGTCCAGCCGCCTGCTCAAGATGGAAGACGAACTGCACAAGCGCGTGGTGGGCCAGGACGAGGCCATCAGGGCCCTCTCCCAGGCAATCCGCCGCACCCGTGCAGGCCTGAAGGACCCCAAGCGTCCCGGCGGCTCGTTCATCTTCGCCGGCCCCACCGGCGTCGGCAAGACCGAACTGGCCAAGGCTCTCGCCGAGTTCCTGTTCGGTGAAGAGGACGCCCTCATCACTCTGGACATGTCCGAGTACTCCGAGAAGCACACGGTTTCGCGTCTCTTCGGTGCCCCTCCCGGATACGTCGGCTACGAAGAAGGCGGGCAGCTGACCGAAAAGGTCCGCCGCCGTCCGTTCTCCGTGGTCCTGTTCGACGAAGTTGAGAAGGCCCACGCGGACCTCTTCAACTCGCTGCTGCAGATCTTGGAAGACGGCCGCCTGACCGACTCCCAGGGCCGCGTGGTGGACTTCAAGAACACCGTGATCATCATGACCACCAACCTGGGTACCCGCGACATCTCCAAGAGCGTCGCAACGGGCTTCCAGTCCGGCACGGACACCCAGACCGGATACAACCGCATGCGTGCCCGGGTCACGGAAGAGCTCAAACAGCACTTCCGCCCCGAGTTCCTGAACCGTGTTGACGACGTGGTGGTGTTCCCGCAACTGACGCAGGACGAGATCATCGAGATCGTGGACATGTTCGTGACGCGCCTCGAGAAGCGCCTCAAGGACAAGGACATGGGCATCGAGCTCACCACGGCCGCGAAGGTCCTCCTGGCCACGCGAGGCTACGATCCCGCCATGGGTGCCCGGCCGCTGCGCCGCACCATCCAGCGCGAGATCGAGGACCAGCTCTCCGAGAAGATCCTCTTCGGCGAGCTGCACCCCGGCGACATCGTGGTGGTGGACGTTGACGGCGACGGCGACGCAGCGAAGTTCACCTTCGCAGGCAACGCCAAGCCGCGCATCCCGGAGATCGCCCCGAGCGCCTAAGGCTCCTGCCACCCGGCCAACGACGTGAAGAGCCCCGCCCATTCCGCAAGGAGTGGGCGGGGCTCTTGCGTTGGCGGCGCCCTCCGCCCAACTAGGTAGCAGCAGGTGTCGTTTTCAGCCCTCAGAACGACACTTGCTGCTACCTAGTTGGGCTGAATATGTGAAAGCAACGTTTCACTCTTAGTGAACGCCCCTGTGATCCGCAGCACAAGACGTGTTGAATCGGAGCATGGATTCGACTGAAGCCCAGACCCCGGGCACGCACCCCGAAACTCCCTTCCACGACCTGGACCACTACCTCGCCATCCCACGGGTGGGCGGCCTGGCGCTGAGCCCGGACGGCCGGCGCCTCGTCACCACCGTGTCCACGCTGAACGGCAAGGGCACCGAATACGTCACCGCGCTGTGGGAGATCGACCCCGCAGGCGAAAAGCACGCCCGGCGCATCACGCGCAGTGCCAAGGGCGAGGCCGGCGCCGCCTTCGCGGCCAACGGCGACCTTTACTTCACCTCGGCCCGCCCGGACCCGGACAGCCCCGATGCAGAGCCCGTCAGTGCGCTGTGGCTGCTGCCGGCCGACGGCGGCGAGGCCCGCGTGGTCCTCTCCCGCGATGGAGGGGTCGGCTCCGTCATGACGGCCGCCGCTGCCGATGCTGCCTTCGTCAACGCCTCGGTGTTGGCCGGTTCCACGGACGAGGAGAACGACGAGGAGCGCCGCAAGGGCCGCAAGGACAACAAAGTCGCCGCGATCCTGCACTCCGGCTACCCGGTCCGCTACTGGGATGCCGACCTGGGCCCCGCGGAGCCGCGGCTCTTTGCCGTTGAGCATGGCGACACGCCTGAACCGGGAAAGCCCTCGACGGTTGATGCCACGGCTCCCCTGAAGCTGCGCAACCTCACCCCCGGCGTCGGGGGCTCGCTGCGCGAGGCCAAATCCGTGGTCAGCCCCGACGGCAGGACCCTTTTCACAAGCCTCAGCAAGGCTCTCGCCAAGGCGGACAGCCGCGAAGTCCTGGCCGCCGTGGACGTCGCGACCGGATCCGTCAAGGTCCTGCTGGACCGCGAAGGCATGAGCTACTTCCCAGGGCCGGTCAGCCCGGACAACCGGACGCTCGTGGTCACGAGCGAAAGCGACACCACCCCTGCCGAAGCTCCCCGGGTCAAGATGCACCTGCTGGACGTGGCGGCGGGGGAGACCCTGGACCTCGCGCCCCTGGCCCACCACTGGGACCGCTGGGGCGCCCCGGCGGCCTGGCTGCCGGACGGCAGCGCCCTGCTGCTCACGGCGGACGACGACGGCGCCACGCCCGTCTTCCGGGTCGCCGTCGCCGACGGGGCAGTCACCCGGGTGACGCCGGACGCGGCGGCGTACACCGACGTCGTGGTTTCGCCCGACGGGCTGAGCGCCTATGCCTTGCGCAGCTCCTATGGCTACCCGCCGGAAGCCGTGCGGATCGATCTCGCTTCCGGCGACGTGGTCCGGCTGCCGGCCCCCGCCGAGCGCCCCGCCTACAAGGGCAGCCTGGAGCGCGTGGAGACGGAGGCGGCGGACGGGGTGCGCGTCCCGGCCTACCTCGCGCTGCCGGAGGGCGCCTCGGCCGAAAACCCGGCGCCCCTGCTGCTCTGGATCCATGGCGGTCCGCTGGGTTCCTGGAACGCCTGGACGTGGCGGTGGAACCCGTGGCTGCTGGTGGCCAAGGGCTACGCGGTCCTGCTGCCCGATCCCGCCCTCTCCACCGGCTACGGCCAGGACTTCATCCAGCGCGGCTGGGGCGAATGGGGCAAGCGGCCGTTCACGGACCTCATGGCGATCACGGACGCCGTGGTGGCGCGGCCGGACATCGACGAATCGCGCACGGCCGCGATGGGTGGATCCTTCGGCGGGTACATGGCCAACTGGGTGGCGGGGCAGACCGACCGCTTCAAAGCCATCGTGACGCATGCGAGCCTCTGGGCCCTGGACCAGTTCGGCCCCACCACCGACGCCTCGCAGTACTGGCTCAAGGAAATGACCGCCGAGATGGCGATGGAGAACTCGCCGCACCGCAACGTGGGCAACATCAAGACGCCCATGCTGGTGATCCACGGCGACAAGGACTACCGGGTGCCCATCGGAGAAGGCCTGCGGCTCTGGTATGAACTGCTCTCCGGTTCGCAGCTGGCCGCCGACGAGAACGGCCGCACCCCGCACCGCTTCCTTTACTTCCCGGATGAGAACCACTGGATCCTGAAGCCGCAGCACGCCAAGGTCTGGTACGGAGTAGTGGAACACTTCCTGGCCAAGCAGGTCCTGGGTGAGGACATCCCGGTTCCGGAGGAGCTGGGGCTGTAAGCGGCTGGCCTCGTAGGATGGGGGAGTGACTTCGACCTTCAGCCTCCGCCCTGCCCGCACCAGTGACGTGGCGGCCATCAAGAGGCTAGTGGCGCCCCTCGCCGGGCAGCGGATCCTGATGGCCAAGGAAACCGTGGCCTACTACGAAAGCCTGCAGGAGTTCCGCATCGCCGAATCCGACGACGGCGAGGTGATCGGCTGCGGCGCGCTCCACGTCATGTGGGAAGACCTGGCCGAGGTCCGCACCCTTGCCGCCGCCGACAGCTGGCGCGGCAAGGGTGTGGGCCACATGCTGGTGGCCCGCCTGCTTGAGGACGCGAAGGCCCTGGGCGTGTCCCGGGTCTTCTGCCTGACTTTCGAGGTGGACTTCTTCAAGCGACACGGCTTCGAGGTCATGGAAGACCAGTCGGCAGTGGACCCCGAGGTCTACTCCGAACTCCTGCGCTCCCATGACGAAGGCGTGGCCGAATTCCTGGACCTGGCGCGCGTCAAGCCCAACACCCTCGGCAACACCCGGATGATCAAGATCCTGTAGCCCCGGCAGCCAGGCGCACCCGGCCGCCCGGGCCCGCCCGGCAGCCAGGCCCCCGGGCGGCTGGCCCGCGCTGGCGCAGGGCGCCACCCGGATCCCCTCCGCGTCGTCGCGGAGGGGATTTCCTTTTGCCCGCATGTTCCGGGGAGGGGTCATCGGGTAAGGGGCTTCACATAAATCAAATTGATAGATAAACTGGACCCGGTCCCACCCAGAGAGGAACCAGCCCAGCTCGGAGGCGAAAGATGCAAGACCGCGTCATTTTTCCGGATTTTTCAGCGTTCCAGATTGATATTCCCCACCAGGCGCCCGAGGCCCGCCCGCCTGGAAGCACGGAGGTTTGGCAGGATCTCGTCTCACCCATCTGGCCGGATCGCAGCTCCCCGTAGCCCCTGCGGCCGGGCGCCCGTGGGGCAGATCCGGGCGGATCGGCGGGGCCGAAGTTTGCGGAAGGGACAGTCATTGGGGGCTGTCCCTTCCGCCATTAAGCCTCCGGGAGCGGGATCCAGGCCGGACCGGCCGGGCCGGCAGCCACCGGCACGGCCCTACCGCAGTCCGGATGCTGGTAGTAGGGTCGAGGCAGCAGCCAGCACGCCCAGGAGCAACGCCATGAAAAAGCTGATCAATGATCCCCGCGCGGTAGTGGACGAGTCCGTCGAGGGGTTCGGCATGGCGCATGCCGAGCTCGTGGACGTCCACCCCGAACCAAAGTTTGTCCTCCGCAAGGGGGCGCCCGTGTCCGGCAAGGTGGCACTGGTGTCCGGTGGCGGCAGCGGACACGAGCCCCTGCACGCCGGTTTCGTGGGACCCGGAATGCTCGACGCCGCCGTGCCGGGCGCCGTCTTCACCTCACCGACGCCTGACCAGATCATTCCGGCAACAGTGGCCGTGGACGGCGGCGCCGGTGTGGTGCACATCGTCAAGAACTACACCGGAGACGTCCTGAACTTCGAAACCGCGGCCGAGATGGCCCAGGCCGAGGGTGTCAGCGTGCGGACCGTGCTGGTGAACGACGACGTCGCGGTGGAGGATTCCCTGTACACGGCAGGCCGCCGCGGCGTGGGCGGAACCGTGATGGTGGAGAAGATCGCCGGCGCCGCCGCGGAACGCGGCGACGCCTTGGACGCCGTCACCGAGATTGCCGAGCGCGTGGTCCGGAACATCCGCACCATGGGCGTGGCGCTGACCGGCTGCATCGTTCCGCACGCCGGCGTGCCCAGCTTCGAGCTGGCAGAGGACGAGATCGAGATCGGGATCGGCATCCACGGAGAGCCGGGCAGGCACCGGATCGCGATGGAAGGCGCCGATGCCATCACCGGCCGCCTCCTGGACCCGGTGATGGAAGACCTGGGCATCACCGCCGGCGACAAGGTGCTGCTCTTCGTGAACGGCATGGGCGGCACGCCCCTGAGCGAGCTCTACATCGTCTACCGCCGGGCCGCGCAGCTGCTCGCGGAGAAGGGCGCCACCGTGGAGCGGTCACTGGTGGGCAACTACGTCACCTCGCTGGAAATGCAGGGCTGCTCCATCACCGTCCTCCGCCTGGATGATGAACTCACGGCCCTCTGGGACGCGCCCGTGCACACGGCCGCCCTGCGATGGGGAATGTAGGCGTGGGGCTGGGGCTTGCCTGGGCCGTGGAATGGCTGCGGCTTTCCGCGCAGCTCATGGAAGAACACCGCACGGAGCTCATTGAACTGGACCGGCCAATCGGCGATTCCGACCACGGCGAAAACATGGACCGCGGTTTCAAGGCCGTGCTCCAGAAACTGCAGGACGCCCCGCCGGCGTCCCCGGGCGCCGCGCTGAAGCTGGCGGCCATGACGCTCATGTCCACGGTGGGCGGGGCTGCCGGGCCGCTGTACGGCACCGCCTACCTGCGGGCTGCCACGTCGATCGGGGATGCGGCCGAGCTTGACGCAGCCGCGCTCGCGGCCGCCCTGGTGGCCGGCCGGGACGGCATCGTAGCCCGCGGGAAGGCCGAAAGCGGCGACAAGACCATGGTGGATGCCTGGACTCCGGCGGTGGAGGCGGCGGAAGCTGCCGCGGCAGGCGGGGACACCACCGCAGTACTTGTGGCGGCCGCGGAGGCTGCCGAAGCCGGGGCGGTGGCCACGGACCCCCTGATCGCGCGCAAGGGCAGGGCAAGCTACCTGGGGGAGCGCAGCGCCGGGCACCGTGATCCCGGCGCGGCGTCGAGCGCCCTGCTGCTGCGTGCCGCGGCCACGGCCGCCGCTTCCCAGGAGTCTGC contains:
- a CDS encoding ATP-dependent Clp protease ATP-binding subunit, with translation MFERFTDRARRVVVLAQEEARMLNHNYIGTEHILLGLIHEGEGVAAKALESLSISLDGVREQVQEIIGQGQQAPSGHIPFTPRAKKVLELSLREALQLGHNYIGTEHILLGLIREGEGVAAQVLVKLGADLNRVRQQVIQLLSGYQGKETPGSGSGPGQQEGTPAGSVVLDQFGRNLTQAARENKLDPVIGREQEMERVMQVLSRRTKNNPVLIGEPGVGKTAVVEGLAQAIVRGDVPETIKDKQLYTLDLGSLVAGSRYRGDFEERLKKVLKEIRTRGDIILFIDEIHTLVGAGAAEGAIDAASILKPMLARGELQTIGATTLDEYRKHIEKDAALERRFQPIQVKEPSVAHAIEILKGLRDRYEAHHRVTITDGALTSAATLAERYISDRFLPDKAIDLIDEAGARLRIRRMTAPPELKAMDERIATVKMEKESAIDAQDFEGAASLRDKEQKLIAERAEKERNWKSGGMDDISEVDEDLIAEVLANSTGIPVFKLTEEESSRLLKMEDELHKRVVGQDEAIRALSQAIRRTRAGLKDPKRPGGSFIFAGPTGVGKTELAKALAEFLFGEEDALITLDMSEYSEKHTVSRLFGAPPGYVGYEEGGQLTEKVRRRPFSVVLFDEVEKAHADLFNSLLQILEDGRLTDSQGRVVDFKNTVIIMTTNLGTRDISKSVATGFQSGTDTQTGYNRMRARVTEELKQHFRPEFLNRVDDVVVFPQLTQDEIIEIVDMFVTRLEKRLKDKDMGIELTTAAKVLLATRGYDPAMGARPLRRTIQREIEDQLSEKILFGELHPGDIVVVDVDGDGDAAKFTFAGNAKPRIPEIAPSA
- a CDS encoding S9 family peptidase: MDSTEAQTPGTHPETPFHDLDHYLAIPRVGGLALSPDGRRLVTTVSTLNGKGTEYVTALWEIDPAGEKHARRITRSAKGEAGAAFAANGDLYFTSARPDPDSPDAEPVSALWLLPADGGEARVVLSRDGGVGSVMTAAAADAAFVNASVLAGSTDEENDEERRKGRKDNKVAAILHSGYPVRYWDADLGPAEPRLFAVEHGDTPEPGKPSTVDATAPLKLRNLTPGVGGSLREAKSVVSPDGRTLFTSLSKALAKADSREVLAAVDVATGSVKVLLDREGMSYFPGPVSPDNRTLVVTSESDTTPAEAPRVKMHLLDVAAGETLDLAPLAHHWDRWGAPAAWLPDGSALLLTADDDGATPVFRVAVADGAVTRVTPDAAAYTDVVVSPDGLSAYALRSSYGYPPEAVRIDLASGDVVRLPAPAERPAYKGSLERVETEAADGVRVPAYLALPEGASAENPAPLLLWIHGGPLGSWNAWTWRWNPWLLVAKGYAVLLPDPALSTGYGQDFIQRGWGEWGKRPFTDLMAITDAVVARPDIDESRTAAMGGSFGGYMANWVAGQTDRFKAIVTHASLWALDQFGPTTDASQYWLKEMTAEMAMENSPHRNVGNIKTPMLVIHGDKDYRVPIGEGLRLWYELLSGSQLAADENGRTPHRFLYFPDENHWILKPQHAKVWYGVVEHFLAKQVLGEDIPVPEELGL
- a CDS encoding amino-acid N-acetyltransferase, which gives rise to MTSTFSLRPARTSDVAAIKRLVAPLAGQRILMAKETVAYYESLQEFRIAESDDGEVIGCGALHVMWEDLAEVRTLAAADSWRGKGVGHMLVARLLEDAKALGVSRVFCLTFEVDFFKRHGFEVMEDQSAVDPEVYSELLRSHDEGVAEFLDLARVKPNTLGNTRMIKIL
- the dhaK gene encoding dihydroxyacetone kinase subunit DhaK, whose protein sequence is MKKLINDPRAVVDESVEGFGMAHAELVDVHPEPKFVLRKGAPVSGKVALVSGGGSGHEPLHAGFVGPGMLDAAVPGAVFTSPTPDQIIPATVAVDGGAGVVHIVKNYTGDVLNFETAAEMAQAEGVSVRTVLVNDDVAVEDSLYTAGRRGVGGTVMVEKIAGAAAERGDALDAVTEIAERVVRNIRTMGVALTGCIVPHAGVPSFELAEDEIEIGIGIHGEPGRHRIAMEGADAITGRLLDPVMEDLGITAGDKVLLFVNGMGGTPLSELYIVYRRAAQLLAEKGATVERSLVGNYVTSLEMQGCSITVLRLDDELTALWDAPVHTAALRWGM